In one Vampirovibrionales bacterium genomic region, the following are encoded:
- a CDS encoding Vpu, producing MPNSELWGAIVLLAIALAAAIVLWASLYRRWQQQLQENSLLRLDNEKAWMSAQYYRVQFEDMELRQRHLDELHRRQVNELQKALTVVQESTTRIRHNEND from the coding sequence ATGCCGAACTCTGAATTGTGGGGAGCGATTGTCCTGTTGGCAATCGCGCTGGCGGCGGCGATTGTCCTATGGGCGTCGCTGTATCGTCGCTGGCAGCAACAGTTGCAGGAGAATAGCCTTCTCCGACTGGACAACGAAAAGGCGTGGATGTCCGCACAGTACTACCGCGTCCAGTTCGAGGACATGGAACTGCGCCAGCGTCACCTCGATGAACTTCACCGCCGGCAGGTCAACGAACTCCAGAAGGCGTTGACCGTCGTGCAAGAATCGACCACCCGGATTCGACATAATGAAAATGATTGA
- a CDS encoding CHAT domain-containing protein: MKILLIAPENHDLRTLPEISSITISHNVRLLIERVTTRMLFDLCASERYDVLHFAGHGGPDGILLSDNVLLSADEIATLSRMSGARVLFFNACSTGRLAAYSIRHGAAFVFFAVVDLEDDKAWSKPTAFYRNATDTSDASLLAALAVADAGDSDYGYMVSPNLIIRYIDKIAEMQAQIDQLSAQFEKMEKETLALTIDKNRLMRSIMFYMVALSVVVVIIYALSVFGGRQ, from the coding sequence ATGAAAATCCTACTGATTGCGCCCGAAAATCACGATCTCAGGACGCTACCTGAGATTTCCTCGATCACGATCTCGCACAACGTGCGTCTGCTGATCGAGCGGGTCACAACCCGGATGTTGTTCGATCTCTGCGCCAGCGAGCGGTACGACGTGCTGCACTTTGCCGGGCACGGCGGGCCGGACGGCATTCTTCTCAGCGACAACGTGTTGCTGTCGGCGGATGAAATCGCCACCCTGTCGCGCATGAGCGGCGCGCGTGTGCTCTTTTTCAACGCTTGCTCGACAGGCCGGCTTGCGGCATACTCCATCCGGCACGGCGCGGCATTCGTTTTCTTTGCGGTGGTCGATTTGGAAGACGACAAGGCATGGTCGAAACCGACAGCGTTCTACCGCAACGCCACAGACACCAGCGACGCGTCCTTACTGGCGGCGCTGGCGGTTGCGGACGCCGGCGATAGCGACTACGGCTACATGGTCTCCCCGAACCTGATCATCCGCTACATCGACAAGATTGCCGAGATGCAAGCGCAGATCGACCAACTATCTGCGCAGTTCGAGAAGATGGAGAAGGAAACATTGGCGCTTACCATCGACAAAAACCGCCTGATGCGGTCGATCATGTTCTACATGGTCGCGTTGTCGGTGGTCGTAGTGATCATCTACGCGCTGAGCGTGTTTGGAGGTAGACAGTGA